The DNA sequence ACAATCAGGGCATTGACCTTTGACTACTCTGACAATCCTACAGATGTAATATATCCTAATTTCAAAGGACAGAGAGGCCACCCTCCACTAATAAGCGCAGAACTTATTCCCGAAATTCTGAACCATGACGGGACAGGTGGATTGCGCCGCGTTCTTGAAAATCATGAATCGTCTGCCCGTGATCTGGATATGCCGGATATTGGAATTCTGCGTGATCTTGATACCCCGCTCGATTATAAGAAAGCTTGTAAAATTTCACGACGCCGTATCCCACTTCCAGAGGAATGTGCCGCCCTCTGGGAAATAGCCGAAACCCCTGCACAGACCCGTGAGCATTGTATCACAGTGGCAAATGCAGCCTGTCTTATGGCTGAAGCACTTAACGACGCTAGAAAATTGAAAAAGCCACTTGACTTAAGCATAGTTCATAGTGCGGCGCTTATGCATGACGTGGCAAAGCTGAGGCGCAATCATGAGGCTGCAGGAGCTGCTATCCTCGCAGGATATGGATTTTCAGGAATTGCCGACATTGTCGCGTCACATCGTGATACAGATATCAAGCCAGAATCACCGCTTACAGAACAGGAAATTGTTTTTCTTGCTGATAAAATGTTTCAAGGAACTGAACTGGTCAGCTTAAGCCAACGCTACGGTAAAACTCTTCAAAAATGGAGTAATGATCCTGAGGCTGTAAAAGCTATCAGCGGACGCCTGCGAAGAGCCGAAGCACTGCTTAAACGCTATGAAGATGAGGCAGGTGTAAAAATGCCTGACTATCTGCTGACCCATATGCACAAGGGGCGAGCATGATTGTATTGGTCCGTCACGGTGAGACTGAAAATGCAAAAGGAAAAGCTATAGGCCATACAGATCTTCAGCTTTCCAGTACTGGAAATATTCAAGCTCAAATGCTCGCCGAATCTTTGAAAGGGGTTAAATTCAAAACATTTCTAACCAGTCCGCTGACAAGAACCATGCAGACTGCTGCTTACATAGAAAAGTCTTGTAGAATAACTCCCACGCCCCGAGCTGAGTTGATGGAAATTAATCTTGGGAAGTGGGATGGCCTTAGTTACCATAAAATAAAAGAAAAATTCCCTGATGAATATGCTAAACGAGGCCAGGACTTTGCTGGATACCGCCCACCTGATGGTGAGAATTTTATGGACCTTAAAAAGCGTATAAAATCATTTCTGGATGAATTTTCAAAAAAGCAACAGCCAGCTCTCATAATTACCCATGCAGGAGTTATCAGGATATTTATGCATCTTGTCCTTGGATTTCCTCTGGAAAACATATTCTGCATAAAACCTTCTCACTGTCATGTAACGATCATGACTGATTCACCATCTGGGTATATTTTGAAGGCATTTAACCTTCCTTATGGCCCGGACCTCTCATTAGCTTTTAGAGAAGCAATGCCGTAACCGGACTATATTTTGTAATCTTGACTTCTTTGTTTATGAGGCTAATAATATATATTAAGTTCAATAATTATAATTTTTTAGACATAATAAGGTTATAGTTGATAAGATATGCAGATTACTAAATTCGCCATACCGGAAGTAATATTTGGCAACGGCAGTATAAAGTTTCTAGCCTCATGTGCCCGAAGACTGGGAGCCAAAAGAGTTCTACTGGTCAGTGACAAAGGCCTTGAAGAATCCGGTTGGGTAAAAAAAATTCAGGATATTCTAAAAAATGATAATCTAGAATGTATATATTTTAATGAGCTGACCGCAAACCCTCGCGACTGCCAGATTCAACAAGGCGCAAAGCTGTATAGAGAGAACAAAGCCGATGTAATAATCGGTCTTGGTGGCGGAAGCCCAATTGATGCATCAAAAGGAATTGCCACCATTGTCAGTAATGGAGGTAATATTCATGATTACGAGGGAGCCAACCGAATCAGTCATCCCCTGCCTCCCATGATTTTTATTCCTACGACCGCAGGAAGCGGATCGGATGTATCTCAGTATGCCATTATCACAGACAATGAACGCCATGTTAAAATGTCCATTATCAGCCGCTCATTGGTTCCTAATATTTCCATTATTGATCCGGACCTGCTGGTGACCAAATCCAGAGGATTGATTCTGGCTTCTGCTGTGGACGCACTAGCCCATGCCATTGAATCGTATGTGTCCAGACTGGCTTCGCCGTTTACCGAATCACAGGCACTGACGGCTATAGGTCTCATTGCAGGAAACATTAAGCCTGCAGCAAATTCAAAAGACAGAGAAGCCCTCAAAAATCTTGCCATTGCAAGTACTGCTGCAGGTATGTCTTTCAGCAATGCAGGCCTTGGTGTCGGGCACGCTCTGGCCCATTCTCTCGGAGGCCGCTATGACGTCACCCATGGTTTAACTCTTCCAATATTACTACCATCCGTAGTTCGTTTTAATCAGCGCAGCTGTGAAAGAAAAATGGCAATTATTGCCAATACAATAAATGACAGCTGTCCTGCTCCGTTAAGTGCCAAGAAAAAGCCTCTAAGCGTGACGCTGTATAATATGTTTGAAGAATTAGAAATTCCTATGAAACTTAGAGAGATTGTTCCCGACAATAAGCATATGGAAGAAATATGCCGCATTGCCGTCAAGGATGCTTGCTCTGTTCCAAATCCTAAAGAAGCAACATGGCAGGATCTTTTAGAAATTTGTAATGAGGCATGGTAATGACTGACGAAACAAAGCTTCATGATTTAATAGGTATTGAACATCACAAACTGAACTTTTTTCAAGAGTTACAGCAAAATATTAAAGAGCTGAAAGAGATCAATCGTGAGTCAGAAGACCAACGATATGAAATCACCGCAATTCTGGACGGTATCACCGATGTAATGATGGTTCTGTCTGAAAACATGGAGATAATTTCAGTTAACCGGGTTTTTGAGCAGTTGTTTCCGGGAGTTAATCCTATCGGCAAGAAATGCTACTCTCTCTTCAGGGATACAGGAGAACCATGCCAGGAGTGTCCCGCATTCAAGTCTCTTTCTACTAACTCCGTATGCCGCAATACAGCTATTTTTCGCATCGGAGAAAAAAACATGCAATTTGACATGGTAGCCTCTCCTCTTAAAAATCATGAAATGCCCGGGAATCAAATTCTGATTTTTAAAAGAGATGTAACGATGGAAAAAGAGTATCAAGCCAAATTTTATCAGGCTGAAAAAATGGCTACCATAGGTGTGCTTGCAGCCGGTGTGGCCCATGAAATAAATAATCCCATGGCAGCTGTTGCAGGTTTTGCCGAAGGCATCCAGCGCAGGCTGACACGTCTTGAGCAATCCATCCCTGAAGACCTTGCTGAAGACCTGTATGATTACACCAATACAATTTTAAAAGAATGCCTGCGCTGTCAGGATATAGTCAAAACACTCCTCTCTTTCAGCAGACCTGTGGCCTCTGAATTCATTCCGGTAAATATGAATCAGGTAGCGGAAGATACAATTCGCCTTCTGGACCATCAATTCAGAAGATATCAGTCAGTCAAACTGAGCATGAATCTGGCTTCACCAATTGAACATATTTACGGTAATGAAGCCCAGCTTAAGCAGGTTATTCTGAACCTGCTGACCAATGCAATTGATGCCGTAGAAGAAAACGGTGAAATAACAGTTGAAACTTTTATTGAAAATAATCATGTAGGACTGAGAGTCTGTGACACAGGGTGCGGAATTGATCCCCAAAACAAGGACATGCTCTTCGAACCTTTTTATACAACCAAACAAGTAGGCAAAGGAATCGGAATTGGCCTTTCCACTTGTTTTAACATTGTCAGAGAACATAACGGTGAAATAGTTGTTGAAAGTGAAGTAGGAATAGGTTCCTGTTTTACTGTACTTTTCCCCATTCAGTGAGAAGAATATGCCAGAATCATACAAAGTCCTTGTGGTTGATGATGAAGAGTCCATTTTAAAGCTGCTCAGCAAAGAACTTGCAAGCTCTGAACGAGTTATACACACAGCGAACTGCGCCCAGAGAGCCCGCGAATTGGTGCGTAAAGAGCGTTACGAAGTAATTGTCTCCGATATCAGACTTCCAGACGGTGACGGACTGGAACTACTCACAGAGTTTAAAGACATGGAACCCGATGTCGAAGTTATTCTCATCACAGGACACGGTAATATTGATAACGCTGTTGAAGCCATACGCATCGGTGCTTATGATTACATCACCAAACCATTTAGGCTGGACCGTGTAGAACTTGTGGTCGATCGCGCATGGCAGCGAGTCTGTCTTACCCGTGAAAACCGCAGTTATAAACATTCACAACAATCAGAAACAGCCAGTTCACAGCTTATTGGCAGCTCGGCTCCTATCAAACAAATCCGCCATCTGATTAATAAAGTAGCTCCAACAAATGTCCCGGTACTCATCACAGGAGAATCCGGAGCAGGTAAGGATGTAGTAGCTCATTCGGTCCATTGTGCCAGTCTGCGGTCAGGCAAACCCATGATCGTAAAAAACTGCGCCACTCTTCAGAAAGAACTTTCCCGTAGTGAACTATTTGGGCACACCAAAGGCTCATTTACCGGTGCAATGGAAAACTGTGACGGACTTATGACCTTTGCTCATACCGGAACATTATTCCTTGATGAAATCGGAGAGCTTCCTATGGAAGTACAGGCTTCTTTGTTGCGAGTACTCGAGGCACATACTTTTCGTCGAGTTGGTGAAAAAGATGAACGCACTGTTGATATCCGCTTTCTGTTTGCCACAAATCGGAACCTTGCTCAGGAAGTAGAGGAAGGAAGATTTCACGAGGCACTTTTTCATCGAATTAATGTGTTCAACATAAGCCTGCCGGAGCTTAAAGATCGCCGCGAAGACGTCCCTCTGCTTATTGATTTTTTTCTGAATAAATTGGGTCAGCAAATGGGGCAAGGCAAATACACAGTCAGTGAACGGGCAATGCAATGCATGCTCTCCTACCACTGGCCAGGTAACGTGCGTGAACTGCGTAACGTACTTGAGCGCAGTATTATTTTATCTGACAACTTCGTTATAACCTGCAACTGTCTTCCCAGAGAAATTGCTGACCAACCTGAGCGTGAAGGCGAAACAGGAATACTATCTCTTGAAAGAATGGAACGGGAACATATAATTAAAGCTCTCGACTTCTTTAACGGCAATCGCCAGAAAGCTGCACTAGCCCTTGGTATCGGCCGTAAGACGCTCTATCGTAAAATAGATAAGTATACTTTGTAACAGCGTATATCCTTGAAGTGGAGATAGCAGAGCATATTTCCAAAAGCACTATATAAAAGCTTAACAAAATAAAGTTTTTATCACTTCTGAAGAGATTTATGCTATAAAAATAACCTTCAGTGACAATTCTCTAAACTTCTAGTGGTCACTCAAGGTTACCTATGTGTTTTGGCTATTAGGTTCGATTCAGTCAGATGTATTTTCCATCCTTGCATTCCATAAAAATCTATTTAAACTTCTGTTTTCCACAAAACTTCCGCATACCTTTCCACCAGTTTTTTAGAACAAAGCATTTCTCTTCAATTTCATTTGGTCTTACTAAATTAATGTAAAATACTCTTTATCTCTCGCACTAAAGATGATATTCTTTAAAATTTTTATAAAAAGTAATGCATTTTTGAAATAAATTCAGACTTGAGCATGCAATATCATCTAACAGACATCAAATATCATTTTATATGTTCAGAGAAGCATAAGTTATATATGACACACTACCCTTCTTCGCTGGTTCAAAACGACACACAGCTCTACTATACCTTACTACACAAGGCATTAGCCTAATATGTTCAATTTTTCACATAAAAAAAAGGCATATAGAGGATAAAATCAATTAGCACTGTGATTCAGTCTGAATCTATCCATTTTGCATAAACAGTTAGAATAAAAGGTTTTATTTTTTGGCACAGGACTTGCCTAAGAGAAACTGTTAATAAGTACAAGACTAGGCCCAACCTTCTAAAAACCTATTACGCTCAAGGATGGTCTCAAATGGCAGTACGTGAAGAAGTTTATGGATTTTTTATTCCCAGTGTTACCCTTATCGGTATTGGCGCACACAAAGAAATCCCTGCACGCATCCGTGCCCTCGGTGGTAAAAAACCTCTGCTTGTAACAGATAAAGGTATTACCGCAACAGGCATCACCAAACAGGTTGTTGATATCCTTAAAGCTGATGGCATGGAATGTGTTGTTTATGATGACACCATCCCTAACCCAACTGACAAGAACGTTGCTGACGGCGTAGAAGCTTACAAAAAGAATGGTTGTGACTCCCTTATCACTCTTGGTGGCGGTAGCTCCCATGACTGCGGTAAGGGTGTAGGTCTTGTTGTTGCAAATGGCGGCACCATCCACGATTTCGAAGGCGTAGATAAATCTACCAAACCAATGCCTCCTTACATTGCTGTAAACACCACTGCAGGAACAGCTTCTGAAATGACTCGTTTCTGTATTATCACTGACACATCACGCAAAGTTAAAATGGCAATCGTTGACTGGCGTGTAACTCCCGGCATCGCACTTGATGACCCATTACTGATGATGGGCATGCCACCAGCACTGACAGCAGCTACCGGTATGGATGCATTGACTCACTCCGTTGAAGCATGGGTATCCACTATTGCTACTCCTATTACTGACGCTTGTGCTGAAAAATCTATCCGCCTGATCAACACATTCCTGCGCCGTGCAGTTGCTAACGGACAGGATATCGAAGCTCGCGAAGGTATGTGTTACGCACAGTACCTAGGTGGTATGGCATTCAACAACGCTTCTCTTGGTCATGTACATGCTATGGCTCACCAGCTTGGTGGCTTCTATGACCTGCCTCATGGCGAATGTAATGCTATCCTCCTCCCCTATGTTGAACAGCATAACCTGATTTCCAACGTTGATCGCTTTGCAACCATGGCTGAATGGCTCGGCGTTAACACTGATGGCATGTCTCCCCGTGTTGCTGCTGATGCTGCTCTTGATGCCATCCGTCAGCTTTCTGCTGATGTTGGTATTCCTGCAGGTCTTATCGCTCTCGGCAAAAAATACGGCAAAGAAGTATCTGAAAAAGATATCCCGACAATGACAGCAAACGCTCAGAAAGATGCTTGCGGTCTGACTAACCCACGCTGCATGACTGATGAAGCTGTAGCAGCTATCTACAAAGCAGCTATGTAATTAAACCGTTCCATCCGGTTCCGAGATCTGCAACCCGGAACCGGATTTACAAAATACTTAATGCCACGGGGCAACGGGCATCTTTGCATAACAGAGGTCATGTACTGGTAGAGGCTGATTCCGTTTTTCCGTTACAGTCCGGATGCAGGCGCGCAGGTGGAGCTGCAAACTTCATTATCTGGATTGGCACTGTATTTCCGAGGGAGGGGCTTTCCCTCCCTCAGCCTATTAAGCAATAAATAAACTGTATCTGCTCCAATTTTAAAATAAGCTGATAAAAATTTCCCAAAGGGCCGGTTGCTAAAAAACGCAGGCTGTAAAAAAGCCTCGGACCTAACCCCACCTTGCTTCAAAGACTAAGGCTCCTTAACCATTTAGGCCTTACTACCCCAGCACTTTGACTCGAGAAAGCAATCGGCCCTTTAAAAAAATCACTTTCTTCTGTATCCCCCATTTTTATATCTTCTGTATCTGTACACAATTCTTCGCTATAATTAGTAGTGTTGTTTACAACCTTCTATATTTCTATCTATATGCAAAGCCAATTCAAACAGATAAGGATACAGCATGTTCATACTTGAAAAACCATACGTCTCCGACCTTCTCAGAACAACGATCACTGAGACAAAAGCACATGTGCTCAGCAATAAAATGGCTCAGGCTTCTTTTACAAACAATGAACTGAAACTTTGTATAGAAAAGGATTTTGTTAAATTATACAACGAAAACCAGGATCGCCCTATTTACTCGAACTCCGAAAATTCAATAGACTGGATTGACCATAATCTTAGCTGTGGAGCTCTTCCTAAAAAAATAAGACTATTCAAAGACAAAGCTGCCTTTCGGGACCTTGTGCGAGATATGTACCCTGATTTTTTTTATCGCACAGTTAAATTTGATGAACTTGACAGCATTAATCCAGACCAACTTGCAATTCCATGTGTTATCAAACCATGTGTCGGCTTTTTCAGCCTTGGTGTACATATGGTTGAATCAGTAAAAGGGTGGCATAAAGCTGTTAATGCGATCAAAGAAGAAGTTGACCACATTAAAAACATGTATCCGGCAAAAGTATTGGAACTGGACAACTTTATTATTGAACAATGTATTGAAGGGGAAGAGTTTGCTGTTGATGCATACTTCAATGCGGAAGGAATTCCCGTAATAATAAATATTTTCGGACACCTGTTTGCTTCAAACGAGGATGTTAGTGATCGTTGCTACATCACTTCCCCTGAAATAATTAAAAAACATCATGATAACTTTAAGGATCTGCTCAAAGAAATAGGTAAACGGGCAAAGCTCAAGAATTTCCCAATCCATATTGAGGTGCGCACCGACGGACTGAACAACCTAGGAGTAATTGAGGTAAATCCCATGCGTTTTGCTGGATGGTGTGTGACTGACCTTGCATACTATGCATATGGTATTAATCCATACAAATACTTCATGGAAGGAAAAGTTCCGGACTGGGACGAAATTTCAGAATGCTGCAAAGGAAAAGTATATGCTATGGTAATTGGGGACATTGATGCATCGGTCGATTGCAATAAAATTAAATCTATTGATTACGATTCATTTAAGGCTAATTTCAGCAATCCTCTGGAGTTACGCAGAATAGATTACAAAGAATACCCAGTTTTTGCATTTATATTCGCCGAATTAGATAAAGAAAATATTAATGATCTTCAAAAAATACTTCACGCTGATTTTACGCAATATTTAAAATTTTAGCTTTAGTATCTAACAAATATATTTAAAAATAAGCACTAAACTTTCGCCTTTGACAACATCAGGCATTTACGGCAGTTTTAAGTAGTCTTAAAAACAATCCTTCAAGGAGAAAAAATGAGCTCAACAGTAGATGATTTAACAATACATTATGAAGAAGACGGTGAAATAATAGTTAAAGAACTGGATAAAGAAGTTCTCACCAAAGGAGCATGGACTACAATAATGTTCCGGTATAAACAGCTTGATAAAAAAACTAGTGAATATGGCAAAGATATGTACACAATCCGCCGTTTTCGTAAAATGAATGGGGAATATCGCCCGCAGTCCAAGTTCAATATTTCCAGTCCTGATCAGGCCCGCAAAATAATCGGAGCGCTGGAAGGGTGGCTTAAGGACGTCGAGGAATAAATATACTGCTATATTTTTTCATATACCCTAAAATATGATTACAAAAAACTCCGCCCCAATTTCAGGACGGAGTTTTTTTATTAATGGATTTTGATATTTTCTTCTCTGAAAAAATCAGGATAATATTTAAATACAACATGATAATATTTTTTAACAAGCCGCCCGTATTCACCGCTCTGCTTTAATTTATCAAAAAAAAGATTAAACTCATTACGAAGCTTCGGTGAATCATGACTGAAGGCTGCTGCCATTTCCTGTTCCCTTGAAATAGGACCCAGTACCTTCAATTTTTCAGGATATTTCTCAAGAGCAACCATCATATCAGGGACATCAAGAAGAGTAACATCAACGACTCCCTTAAGAACTGCAAAAACCATATCATTGAGAAGGCCTGGAAAATCCATAACCTGTCCTACAGACTGATCAATGCCATACAATGAGGGAGTAAGGCAGGTACTTTCCTTACCTAATATTTTTCGTCCCTTAATCACTCTTTTTATGGCGGCGAGGTCTTTCGCAATATTCCCCGATGCATTAACTGGATTTGCGGGATAATCATATCTTGCCAATCCCCAAACCTGTGTCGGAAAGGTAGGATTAGAAAAATCAACCAGCTGTTTACGCCATTTAAGCATAGTTAAACCGCAAGCGATAACATCACCACGCACTTCAGTGTGTCCTACAACTTTCACGACACCATCTTCTGCCCGAACCAGCTCGCCGGTCAAATCTCCAAAAACTCTCATCCAGTTAGAGAGTACTAACTTATATTTTACGCCAAGGTGTTTGGCAAAACGCTGCATTACTTCAACGTCCAACCCCTGCCCTTTTTCAATGACAAAATTAGCATAAGGGATACCAATATGACGTAAAACTCCTGTTTTTCTAACCTGCTCCAAACTTGTGGCAAATGCTGGTATAACCCTAAAAGCAAAAGTGAATAAAAATATAAAAAAAATAACTCGACCTAAAATTCTATTCAAAACAACCCCATCAATATGAATAAATATCCCCATAAAAATCATCAAAGAAAAAACATTTTTAAAGATTCTCGTATAACAACTTCTAAGCTGATAGGATTATAAAGACACTCCATTTAAAATGGAGCCCCAGGTTAATTGATGGTATAAGTTCTTCCTGGTTCAACTTTCTGAACGGTTGAATTTGAAACAGTAAACCACATAAATTCACTAAAATATGACCCAGCTTCATTGCGTTCACTGTAAGAACATCCGACCAGCCAGCCGGCATCTGTATAATAACAATCTGTAGCACTCTCCATCTGCAAGGCCTCTGGGTGCATTGAATTCTCTTTTAAATACTTCTCTACTTCCACGTATGATTTACCATCTGAGGTTCGTTCCGGCTTAGCTCCGAACTTCTCTAACTCTTTCATAAAAGCATCATATTTAGCTTTGTATAGGTCATATTTGCTCTGATAAAGCTCTTCGGAAGGATTAAGTTGCTTCAACTCCTCATACACTTCCATATTCGCTTTATAATCTTTTACAGGAAGAGTCTGGACTTTAGCATATAGTTTTCTTTCCAGTCTTTTGCGTAGCTTTTTATCGTAGTCTTTAAGCTCTTTTGAATATTTTCTATTTTGCGGTTTAAGCGCAGCAAGTTCTGCATAATATTTAGCAAGCTCAGAATAATTCCATTTAGAAGTACGTTCAATCCTGCTTAGGAGATCTTTTTCCGTTGCAAGACGAATCATTTCTTTAAGCTCATCATTCATAAGCTCTCTATTTTTGTCAGCAACAGCAAGGGCTGTTTCAGCATTACCTGTTTCAATCAGTCTTTTCATACTTTGAATTACTTTTGTGCGATTTTCATCCTGCAGCGCTTTAAGTTCCTGTTCTTGCTTAATTCGGTTCTGTTCAACAATACGTGCCTTTTCTTCAGCGATCGAATTTTGAACACTTATCACCCCATAAGCGGCAAAACATAGAAAACAAGCTCCAGCAACTGAAGCCAACAAGACTTTTCTGCTTTTAATAAATTCTTTAATTGTCGTAATATTCATGGGGGAGAAGATACGGTCAGTAGATACACCAGTCAACAGCAAGAGCGGCTTTAGTACTCTTTTTATGCAAATTAGTATTTCATAATTCAGAGGAGTCCTCAACATTTCTGTATAACAGCTTTTTTCAAAAAAAATCTAAGACTTCACTCTCAAATTTACTATTCAACTTTATTTTTTTTTGTTACTGAAATTAATCCAGTTCAATAAGCACTAAACAGAGGAGTACTGATATGAGTTTTTTCTGGTTCTTTTTAGGTCTTGCAATGACTATGGCTGCTATCGCTTTCATCAAAGCCGCAAGCAATGAAGATTAGCCATTAATCCCACGGGGAAACCCGTAAATTTTTCTGTAAAAGCCCGCTCGCAAGCGGGCTTTTACTTTTGTTGTAATTAACACTTCTTATCCTTTCATCTTTCAGGTATTTATATATCAGATTAAAGTAACTCATAATCATTATTCTGAATTACAATGGATAAACTGTGAGCAGAAAAAAAGTACTAGAACATCTTAAAACGAATAAAGACCTCTGGATCAGAGTTCCAAGTGTCATCAAAAATGAGTCCGGAAATTCTGAGTTTGAGATGCTGCTGGCCACGTCTGAATTAAAAGATGCCGGCGTAAACTCTCTTCTACACCGTGAAACCCGCACAGGAGGCTTTGAATACGCCTCTCGAGCTTTCATTCATGCCCACTTAAAACCCGGCGATCTGTTTATCGATATAGGAGCGCACTTCGGACTATATTCCATGACTGCTGCAATGAAATTTCCCGGAGAAGTGAAAGTTCTTGCAGTTGAACCACACCCCGCAAATATTAAAAGACTACAACTCTGGGCTGAATTCAATGAATGCTCAAAACAAATAACCATAGCTGAATGTGCTGCTTCAGATCATAGTGGATTCAGTCTTTTAAATCAGAACTCATCAATGGGGCATAGTCTGGTCTCCCTGAACACTAATCAAGCATACGAGACATTGAACGTAGCGCTCCACCCCATAGATAAAATTGTTGCAGACGCAAAAGACCTTTGCACAGAACAAAGGATTATCCTTAAAATTGACACAGAAGGACATGAACTCCCCACGCTGAAAGGTGCACTCAGACTCCTCAAATCAGGCCGCGTAGCGGCTATCATTTGGGAAAAAGGGCATTTCCATACTACCCCCGAAGGAATTAAAGAATTTAAAGAAATTTTATCTCTGCTGCGGGACCTGTGTTATGACTCCTACCGTTTCCCTCATGAAGATATGGGAGGCCCTTTAGTGCCTTATGCATCAAGTCATGAGCAATGCAACATCATCAGCATTAACGAAACTATCACTCCACTTCCAGTCTATAAACAACCATGGACGGCTCATACAGTCCTCCCCTCTTCTATGCGGCCCAATGTTTCAGCTGATTTTATGCGCGGATATACAGAACTGCTCATAGACAAAAAAACAACTGATTGCGGACGCTGGTCCCGTTGGGAATCACTTTGCGGTGATATTGATCAGCGTGCAGGGCTTGCTGGAGCACTTATCGCAGAGAAATCATCAGTTCTTGATGTTGGTGCAGGCCTTATGATGCTACGTGACTATATACCGGAGAGTTGTTCATACACACCGCTGGACATTGTCGCCCGCAACCGCAAATGTATTGTGGCGGACCTCAACCAGAAACAATATCCGGATCAAAAATTTGATGTAATAGCAGCTCTTTTTGTTTTTGAATTTTTACACGATGTTACTTCTTTTTTGGAATGGGCAGCAAATAATGCTGAAAAGCTTATCTTTACTTATCACCAGATGAAGCCCAATTCCAAAAGGACACAACGCCGTGCCGCAGGTTTTTTTAATGACTACCATATCTCTGAAATAGAAAAAATCATTCAAAAAACAGGCTGGAAAATCAAGACTACTATTGCTATACATTCAAATCAGACCTGCTTTGAATGTATTAAATAAGGATTCAATATGAAAATATACTCATG is a window from the Maridesulfovibrio zosterae DSM 11974 genome containing:
- a CDS encoding FkbM family methyltransferase — encoded protein: MSRKKVLEHLKTNKDLWIRVPSVIKNESGNSEFEMLLATSELKDAGVNSLLHRETRTGGFEYASRAFIHAHLKPGDLFIDIGAHFGLYSMTAAMKFPGEVKVLAVEPHPANIKRLQLWAEFNECSKQITIAECAASDHSGFSLLNQNSSMGHSLVSLNTNQAYETLNVALHPIDKIVADAKDLCTEQRIILKIDTEGHELPTLKGALRLLKSGRVAAIIWEKGHFHTTPEGIKEFKEILSLLRDLCYDSYRFPHEDMGGPLVPYASSHEQCNIISINETITPLPVYKQPWTAHTVLPSSMRPNVSADFMRGYTELLIDKKTTDCGRWSRWESLCGDIDQRAGLAGALIAEKSSVLDVGAGLMMLRDYIPESCSYTPLDIVARNRKCIVADLNQKQYPDQKFDVIAALFVFEFLHDVTSFLEWAANNAEKLIFTYHQMKPNSKRTQRRAAGFFNDYHISEIEKIIQKTGWKIKTTIAIHSNQTCFECIK
- a CDS encoding transporter substrate-binding domain-containing protein; this translates as MNRILGRVIFFIFLFTFAFRVIPAFATSLEQVRKTGVLRHIGIPYANFVIEKGQGLDVEVMQRFAKHLGVKYKLVLSNWMRVFGDLTGELVRAEDGVVKVVGHTEVRGDVIACGLTMLKWRKQLVDFSNPTFPTQVWGLARYDYPANPVNASGNIAKDLAAIKRVIKGRKILGKESTCLTPSLYGIDQSVGQVMDFPGLLNDMVFAVLKGVVDVTLLDVPDMMVALEKYPEKLKVLGPISREQEMAAAFSHDSPKLRNEFNLFFDKLKQSGEYGRLVKKYYHVVFKYYPDFFREENIKIH
- a CDS encoding ATP-grasp domain-containing protein, which encodes MFILEKPYVSDLLRTTITETKAHVLSNKMAQASFTNNELKLCIEKDFVKLYNENQDRPIYSNSENSIDWIDHNLSCGALPKKIRLFKDKAAFRDLVRDMYPDFFYRTVKFDELDSINPDQLAIPCVIKPCVGFFSLGVHMVESVKGWHKAVNAIKEEVDHIKNMYPAKVLELDNFIIEQCIEGEEFAVDAYFNAEGIPVIINIFGHLFASNEDVSDRCYITSPEIIKKHHDNFKDLLKEIGKRAKLKNFPIHIEVRTDGLNNLGVIEVNPMRFAGWCVTDLAYYAYGINPYKYFMEGKVPDWDEISECCKGKVYAMVIGDIDASVDCNKIKSIDYDSFKANFSNPLELRRIDYKEYPVFAFIFAELDKENINDLQKILHADFTQYLKF